The Mycolicibacterium aichiense region CGAGAGCTCCATGTACTCAAGGGCCGCCGGATCGCGCTTCTTGGCCTGACGTTCAAGCCCGGAACCGACGATCTGCGTGACGCACCGGCTTTGGATATCGCCCGTCGCCTGCTCGCTGCCGGAGCTGTGGTGTCGGCATTCGATCCGGTCGTCAAGTCGCTGCCTGACGAATTGTCAGCCATCCGCATGACACGTGACGCCTACGAGGCAGCCGACCGGGTCGACGCTGTTGTCGTGACCACAGAATGGCCGGAGTTCCGATCGATCGATCCGGCTGGGCTCCGTCGGGTCATGCGCGGCGACCTTGTCGTTGACGGACGGAATTGCCTGTCGGAAGCTGATTTTGTCGGATCGGGTCTCCGACTGATCGGCTTCGGCTGGTGACGCAGTAAATGAAATACGGGGGAACTACGAATGACAATCGAAATCACGCCACCACATCCATCGGCGCACCAGGCGGGGCGAACTGCCCCGATACCCAAACAACCTGACACCGACACCAAGCAGGCTCAAAAGGTGGGCCTGCGCCACCGGTACTTCCTGCAGATTGCCGACTTGGTGACCCTGAGCGCCTCAGCCTCGATCGGTGCGGTAGTCCTCAGCCTGATCAGCGCGCAGCGCGCTGGCGCGCTCGGTGTTCGCAGCGTCATCATCGCCACGCTGGCGATGGCGGTGGCATTGCACCTACACGGGCTGTACCGCCGCCCCGCCTCGCGGCTGCGTCCGAGTGAGTGGTGGCGGCCCGCGGTGATCGCGCGATGCCTGCCGACCGCCGCCTTACTTGCACTCGCCGTCGACGCCCTCTTATTGCGCGGCGGCCGGATGACACTGACGGCCGCGGTGGCTATGGTGCTGCCCGCCATCATCCTGGTCCCGTTGGGGCGTCGACTGGTCGTCCGGATGTTTGATCCGACTGTCACTCGGATTCTGGTGGTGGGCACCGGCCCGATCTCGGATCGATTGACATCCAGGCTTCGTAGGTGTCCGGACACGTTCGTCGTCGGGCACGTCGACGACGATGCGCCGGCGGGAGCCCAGGCGCTCGGCAGCCTGACTGATCTGCCCGCTCTCTGCGAGGCACATAACATCGACCGGGTCATCGTCGGCTTCCCCAACGCGAGCGACATGGCGGTGCTCGAAGCGCTGCGGGGACTGCAGGGTCGGGTACCAGTATCGGAAATCCCGCGCTACTTCGAACTGCACAACTGGCGCAGTGAAGCTGAGGAGCTCCACGGTCTCACCTTGATGCACCTCCCGACCGCATCATTGGGCCCCGGTGCCCGCGCGGCCAAACGGATCATCGATGTCGTCGCGGCAAGTTTGGCGCTCGTGGTGCTCTCGCCGGCGATGCTGCTTGTCGCGCTGGCCATCAAACTGGACAGCCGTGGACCGGTGTTCTTCCGCCAAGAGCGAATGGGTCGCGCCGGGCGGCCCTTCCAAATCTTCAAGTTCCGGTCGATGACGGCCGACGCCTGGCAGCAGCGTCACACCGTCGCTGCGCTCAACGAGTCTGATGGACCGCTGTTCAAGATGGAGAACGATCCCAGGGTGACGCGGGTCGGTGCCTTCATCCGTAAGACCAGCCTCGATGAAATTCCACAGCTGATCAACGTCGTCATCGGCGAGATGTCATTGGTGGGGCCGCGGCCCCTTCCGACCGAGGAGTCGGACCGCATCGATGGTGCGGCCTTGGCGCGCCTGGACGTCAAGCCGGGTATCACCGGGTTGTGGCAGGTCTGCGGACGCAGCCAGCTCACGTACGCGGATCTGCAGCATCTCGACTCTGTGTACGTCGGGAGTTGGTCGTTGATGTGGGACTTCCGGATCATGGCCAAGACACCGCAGGTAGTTTTCGCGCGCAGCGGCGCATACTAGCGGCATCGCACCGATTCGCCCGAGGCTGTGCGTCTCGGTTCGGTGCCGGACGGAAAGAAGTAGGTTCTGCACATACTGTTTGTTTGCACCGGCAATATCTGCCGGTCGCCCATAGCAGAGCGGCTTGCCGTTGCGTATGCAGACCAAGCTCGGATCCCTGACTTGAGTGCTTCCAGCGCGGGCATTCGTGCGGTGATCGCACATCCGATCCATCGAGACGCCGCCACCGTACTGGAGTCGCTCGGTGGTGATGCGGCGGACTTCGCCGCGCGACAATTCAAGCCGAAAACCGTGTCCGGCGTCGATCTGATCATTACGATGACGACGGCCCATCGTGACGCCGCACTGGAGATCGTGCCCCAGAAATTGCACCGGACATTCACGTTGAGCGAGGCCGCTCAACTCGCCTCCGTCCACGGTGCAAAGAGCGTCGTGGACCTCCCGGCACTGCGCCCTAAACTCACACCACAAGAGTTGTTCGACATTCCCGATCCCATCGGACAGGATCCGGAGGTCTTTGCCGCCGTCGGTACGCAAATCGCCGCCCTGCTGCCACCGATCCTCGAATTGTGCCGAGCATCATGACTCGCCCCACGCGCACGTAGCCTGCCCAGCAGCATGTCTGGCAAACGGCCCGTCCTCGCGACGGCACTCGCGGTTGCCATCCTCGCGCTCGCGGCACTGACACTTATCGCGCGGGTGCGCCCGATCTCGACTCTCTTCGGAGTCGTCGTAGCGGCTGCGTCGCCGTACGCCCCGGTCATGGCGCTGGTGGGCCTGATCCTGTCGGCGATGGCGCGTCGCACCTCATTGACAATAATTTCGGTGCTCGTGTTGACCATCACCACGGCGATCCAGATTCCCCGCTACACCTTCACACGTCCCGCGACGACGCAATTCGCTGACGTTCAAGTGCTTTCGTCAAATCTTCGGAAGGGGCAGGCCGATCCTGCTGCGTTCATCAAGCTGGCCAAAGAGTCTGCTGATGTCATCGCTGTCTCAGAGCTGACTCCCGAGGCCGTCGAAGGCTTCTCACAAGCCGGGATCGACGCGGCATTCCCGTATTCGGTGCTATTTCCTGGAGCCGGGGCCGGGGGGATCGGTCTCTGGAGCCGGTATCCACTGGCCGCGGTGTCGCCGGGAGCCCGCCGAAGCTTCACGATGGTCGCGGCACGAGTCCAGGTACCCGGCGTCCAAGTGCCGCCGCTCATTGCCAGCGTCCACGTGTTCTCCCCGGTCGCATCGCAGCGAGATTCAGTCGATGGCTGGGAGGTCAGTATCGCAGACGCCAAAGCAGTGCTCGACAGGTTCAGCGACGTGGCGGGCGAGGCCGCTGTCATTGTCGCTGGCGATTTCAACACGACGTCTGACATGCAACAGTTTCGCGCTCTCTTGTCCAATGGCTATCGCGATGCGACCGACCAGACTGGTGCCGGGTTCGTCCCGACGTTCCCTGCCGACTCATGGCTGCCGCCGGCATTGGAGATCGACCACGTACTTACCCGGCGAGCCACAGCAACGTCATTGACCGCAGTTACGGTCGAAGGCTCTGACCATCGGGCCCTTCTCGCGACCGTGCATATTCCGACGATCCCGCAATCGCTGAACGACGGATGAGCCGGTCCGCCGAACTTGGTAGCGTGCGGACTACTGACGGCAGAGCGGAAGGGCCGCCACGCTTGTCCCCCAGAACGCGCGTCGCTCTGTCGACAACGCTGCCGGTTGCGGCACTCCTACTCACCATCCTCGCCCTCATCGCGCGGACTCAACCGATTGCAAACATGCCGGGTCTGATGCTGGCCGTCGGATCACCGTACGTATGGCTGGCTGCGTTCGCGGGCCTGGTGGCGGCGGCATCACGCCGCCGATTCCTATTATCGATGGTCGCCGTCGCGGTGGCAGCAGCCAGCCTTGCACTCCAGATCTCGTGGTATTTCCTTGGGCAAGCACCCGATATTGTTGCCCACCAAGAGATTCGGGTGCTCTCATCGAATCTCCGCTACGGGCAAGCGGATCCCCACTTTCTCGTCAAGCTGGCCAACGCGAACGCCGACGTGATCACGGTCTCCGAGCTGACACCTGAGGAAGTGCAACGCCTGCATCACGCCGGCGTCGACGCAGCATTTCCCTATTCACACCTACTCCCCGCCCCAGGTGCCGGCGGAATCGGGATGTGGAGTCGTTATCCCCTCACGGTGCTGTCCGAACCACGGCACCGCTGGGTGAGTATCCCGGCAGCCCGGGTAGAGATTCCCGGCCTGCGCTTCGCACCGCTGCTCGCCAGCGTGCACGTCTACTCCCCTATCGCCGGCGACACGAATACGGTCGCCGAATGGCGCGGCGGAATGGCAAGCGCGAAGGTTCAATTGGACAACTTCGCGAAGACAGCAGGGCCGGCCGCCGTCATCATCGGCGGCGACTACAACAGCACACCCGACATGCGTCAGTTCCGCGACCTGCTGACCAACGGTTACCGCGATGCCGTCGAACAGAGCGGCTCCGGATTCGCTCCGACATTCCCATCCAACAGGAGAATCCCACCGCTCATCACGATCGACCACGTGCTCACCCGCAACGCCGCTGCCGAATCCGTGCACACCATCAAGGTTCCTGGCTCCGATCACCGCGCGTTGCTTGCCACGATCAGGGTGCCCATCGACCCCACCGCGTCCTAGAAACGACAAATGGCCGCCTACCGAAGTAGACGGCCACCGGTCGAATAGCTTTACGCCTCTTCGGTGAAGTTCCGGGTGACGGCCGGGTCGACCGGGATGCCCGGGCCCGTGGTCGTCGAGACGGTGATCTTCTTCAGGTAGCGGCCCTTGGACGACGACGGCTTGGCACGCAGGATCTCGTCGAGCGCAGCACCGTAGTTCTCGGCCAGCTTCTTCTCGTCGAACGACGCCTTACCGATGACGAAGTGCAGGTTGGCCTGCTTGTCGACGCGGAAGTTGATCTTGCCGCCCTTGATGTCGGTGACGGCCTTGGCCACGTCCGGGGTGACGGTGCCGGTCTTGGGGTTCGGCATCAGGCCGCGCGGGCCCAGCACGCGGGCGATGCGGCCGACCTTGGCCATCTGATCCGGGGTGGCGATCGCGGCGTCGAAGTCCAGCATGCCGCCCTGGATCAGCTCGATCAGATCGTCACTGCCGACGATGTCCGCACCGGCTTCCTTGGCCTGCTCGGCCTTCTCCCCCACTGCGAACACCGCGACGCGCGCGGTCTTACCCGTGCCGTTGGGCAGGTTGACCGTGCCGCGGACCATCTGATCGGCCTTGCGGGGGTCGACACCGAGCCGGATCGCCACCTCGACGGTCGCGTCCTGCTTCTTCGACGACGTCTCCTTGGCCAGCTTCGCGGCTTCCAGCGGCGAGTACAGCTTGGTCTTGTCGACCTTCTCCGCGGCTTCGCGGTAGGCCTTGCTCGTCTTGCTCATTTCGTTCTCCTAATTGATGAGGTCGTGGTCTCTGCGGGCCGATGCCAGCCCTGCCACGTGGCTCGACGCCGCCCATGCGGCGCCGACCGAATTATTCGACTTCTGTCTGGTCGATCCGCAAGCTACTCGACAGTGATGCCCATCGACCGGGCGGTGCCGGCGATGATCTTGGCAGCCTGGTCGATGTCGTTGGCGTTGAGATCTTCCTTCTTGGTCTCGGCGATCTCGCGCACCTGATCCCAGGTGACCTTCGCAACCTTGGTCTTGTGCGGCTCGGCCGAGCCCTTCTGCACACCGGCAGCCTTCAGCAGCAACCGAGCGGCGGGCGGGGTCTTCAGCGCGAAAGTGAAGCTGCGGTCCTCGTAGACGGTGATCTCCACGGGGATGACGTTGCCGCGCTGGTTTTCCGTCGCGGCGTTGTACGCCTTGCAGAACTCCATGATGTTGACGCCATGCTGGCCGAGCGCAGGGCCGACCGGCGGGGCGGGGTTGGCCTGCCCGGCCTGGATCTGCAGCTTGATCAGCCCGGCGACCTTTTTCTTCGGGGCCATTCGGGGTTGTTTCCTTTCTAGCGATCGCAGAACGCGATCAGATCTTGGCGACCTGGTTGAAGGTCAGTTCGACGGGTGTCTCGCGGCCGAAGATGGACACCAGCACCTTGAGCTTCTGCTGCTCGGCGTTGACCTCGCTGATCGAGGCCGGCAGCGTCGCGAACGGGCCGTCCATGACGGTGACCGACTCGCCCACCTCGAAGTCCACCAGGATCTCCGGGCGTTCCAGGGTGGCCTCAGAGGACGCGGCCGCAGCAGTAGACGCCGCCTTGCCGGGCTTCTTCGCCGCACCCTGCGGCAGCAGGAACTTCACCACATCGTTGAGCGACAGCGCGGTCGGCCGTGACGTAGCGCCGACGAAGCCGGTGACACCCGGGGTGTTGCGCACGGCGGCCCACGAATCGTCGGTCAGTTCCATGCGCACCAGGATGTAGCCGGGCAGTACCTTGCGGTTGACCTGCTTGCGCTGGCCGTTCTTGATCTCGGTGACTTCTTCGGTGGGCACCTCGACCTGGAAGATGTAGTCGCCGACGTCCAGGTTCTGCACGCGGGTCTCGAGGTTGGCCTTCACCTTGTTCTCGTAGCCGGCGTAGGAGTGGATGACGTACCAGTCGCCCGGCTTGCTGCGCAGCTCAGCTTTGAGCGCGGCGGCCGGATCGAGCTCCTCCTCGGCAGACTCGCCGGCGGCTTCCGCCGTCTCAGCGTCAGGCGCCGCCTCGATCTCAGGTGTGGCAGCGTCTTCGTCGATCACATCGACGAGCGCCTCACCCGTGGGCGTATCGCCTTCGGGGGTTGTCACGGTAGTCAGTCCTCTCTAAAACGTCAGCGTTCGCTAGCCGAACACCCACAGCACAAGCTTGGCCAGGCCGAGGTCGACCCCACCGATCAGGGCAACCATGAAGGCCAGGAACAGCAGAACCACGGTGGTGTAGCTGACCATCTGCTTGCGGTTGGGCCAGATCACCTTGCGCAGCTCGGCGACGACCTGCTTGAGGTAGTTCCAGACGAACAGGATGGGGTTGTGCGACGGCCCGGACTTGACCTTCTTCTTCTTGGCCTTCGTCTTCTTGCCGGGCTTGTCCTCGACGCCGAGTTCTTCGGCGGTCGATTCGACTTCCTCCGGCTCGGCCAGCGCAGTGGCTCCGGCGCGCCGGGACCGCTTGCCCGTGGGACGCGCGGGGCGGGTCACGACGACGGTCTGACCGCCGGTGGTGTCCTCGTCGCCATCCAATCGGCCGTCGCCTGCGCCTGCGGCGTCAGCACTTTCGCGCTCGTCGCTCACCGCATGCTCCTTTGTGTCGAGTACGTGTGGGCTGGAGTACCCAGCCCGGTGTGCACCCTCCAGTGTCCACCATGTTCAGTCCAGCTTTATTCAGTTGAAGCAGGGGCGACAGGACTTGAACCTGCAACCTGCGGTTTTGGAGACCGCTGCTCTGCCAGTTGAGCTACGCCCCTCTGTCTAACTCGCCGGGAAGTCCCCACATAATTCGCGCGCTCCCCGTCCGGTCAAACCCGAACCGACGGACAGCGCGCTTATCTGGGAAAACCCCGAGGTCCGAGTGTACAACGGCACACCAAGCAGGTGTTAATCCGTCGTTAGTCGTGAGTGACCGGCTTGCGCAGAACCTGTCCGGTCTCCGGATCCCAGCCTGCCGAGATCGAGTTGTCGCCTTCGTGCCCCATCAGCGTGGTGAACGATTCCATGATCATCTCACCGTGCTGGTCGATGAGGACGTTGCGGGTGGTGACGATATCGGCGCCGAACCGCTCGTCGACAGACTCGATATACATCGTGCCGCGCACGGCGTCGCCCTCGACGATCGGCCGGTAGAACTTGAACTTCTGATCCACCTGGACGATCTGCAGTGTCTCCAACCCGACATCGACGTGCTGGAAGAAGTGGTTCTGGATCATCACC contains the following coding sequences:
- a CDS encoding sugar transferase, whose amino-acid sequence is MTIEITPPHPSAHQAGRTAPIPKQPDTDTKQAQKVGLRHRYFLQIADLVTLSASASIGAVVLSLISAQRAGALGVRSVIIATLAMAVALHLHGLYRRPASRLRPSEWWRPAVIARCLPTAALLALAVDALLLRGGRMTLTAAVAMVLPAIILVPLGRRLVVRMFDPTVTRILVVGTGPISDRLTSRLRRCPDTFVVGHVDDDAPAGAQALGSLTDLPALCEAHNIDRVIVGFPNASDMAVLEALRGLQGRVPVSEIPRYFELHNWRSEAEELHGLTLMHLPTASLGPGARAAKRIIDVVAASLALVVLSPAMLLVALAIKLDSRGPVFFRQERMGRAGRPFQIFKFRSMTADAWQQRHTVAALNESDGPLFKMENDPRVTRVGAFIRKTSLDEIPQLINVVIGEMSLVGPRPLPTEESDRIDGAALARLDVKPGITGLWQVCGRSQLTYADLQHLDSVYVGSWSLMWDFRIMAKTPQVVFARSGAY
- a CDS encoding low molecular weight phosphatase family protein produces the protein MFVCTGNICRSPIAERLAVAYADQARIPDLSASSAGIRAVIAHPIHRDAATVLESLGGDAADFAARQFKPKTVSGVDLIITMTTAHRDAALEIVPQKLHRTFTLSEAAQLASVHGAKSVVDLPALRPKLTPQELFDIPDPIGQDPEVFAAVGTQIAALLPPILELCRAS
- a CDS encoding endonuclease/exonuclease/phosphatase family protein, translating into MSGKRPVLATALAVAILALAALTLIARVRPISTLFGVVVAAASPYAPVMALVGLILSAMARRTSLTIISVLVLTITTAIQIPRYTFTRPATTQFADVQVLSSNLRKGQADPAAFIKLAKESADVIAVSELTPEAVEGFSQAGIDAAFPYSVLFPGAGAGGIGLWSRYPLAAVSPGARRSFTMVAARVQVPGVQVPPLIASVHVFSPVASQRDSVDGWEVSIADAKAVLDRFSDVAGEAAVIVAGDFNTTSDMQQFRALLSNGYRDATDQTGAGFVPTFPADSWLPPALEIDHVLTRRATATSLTAVTVEGSDHRALLATVHIPTIPQSLNDG
- a CDS encoding endonuclease/exonuclease/phosphatase family protein; its protein translation is MPGLMLAVGSPYVWLAAFAGLVAAASRRRFLLSMVAVAVAAASLALQISWYFLGQAPDIVAHQEIRVLSSNLRYGQADPHFLVKLANANADVITVSELTPEEVQRLHHAGVDAAFPYSHLLPAPGAGGIGMWSRYPLTVLSEPRHRWVSIPAARVEIPGLRFAPLLASVHVYSPIAGDTNTVAEWRGGMASAKVQLDNFAKTAGPAAVIIGGDYNSTPDMRQFRDLLTNGYRDAVEQSGSGFAPTFPSNRRIPPLITIDHVLTRNAAAESVHTIKVPGSDHRALLATIRVPIDPTAS
- the rplA gene encoding 50S ribosomal protein L1; protein product: MSKTSKAYREAAEKVDKTKLYSPLEAAKLAKETSSKKQDATVEVAIRLGVDPRKADQMVRGTVNLPNGTGKTARVAVFAVGEKAEQAKEAGADIVGSDDLIELIQGGMLDFDAAIATPDQMAKVGRIARVLGPRGLMPNPKTGTVTPDVAKAVTDIKGGKINFRVDKQANLHFVIGKASFDEKKLAENYGAALDEILRAKPSSSKGRYLKKITVSTTTGPGIPVDPAVTRNFTEEA
- the rplK gene encoding 50S ribosomal protein L11, translated to MAPKKKVAGLIKLQIQAGQANPAPPVGPALGQHGVNIMEFCKAYNAATENQRGNVIPVEITVYEDRSFTFALKTPPAARLLLKAAGVQKGSAEPHKTKVAKVTWDQVREIAETKKEDLNANDIDQAAKIIAGTARSMGITVE
- the nusG gene encoding transcription termination/antitermination protein NusG; its protein translation is MTTPEGDTPTGEALVDVIDEDAATPEIEAAPDAETAEAAGESAEEELDPAAALKAELRSKPGDWYVIHSYAGYENKVKANLETRVQNLDVGDYIFQVEVPTEEVTEIKNGQRKQVNRKVLPGYILVRMELTDDSWAAVRNTPGVTGFVGATSRPTALSLNDVVKFLLPQGAAKKPGKAASTAAAASSEATLERPEILVDFEVGESVTVMDGPFATLPASISEVNAEQQKLKVLVSIFGRETPVELTFNQVAKI
- the secE gene encoding preprotein translocase subunit SecE, encoding MSDERESADAAGAGDGRLDGDEDTTGGQTVVVTRPARPTGKRSRRAGATALAEPEEVESTAEELGVEDKPGKKTKAKKKKVKSGPSHNPILFVWNYLKQVVAELRKVIWPNRKQMVSYTTVVLLFLAFMVALIGGVDLGLAKLVLWVFG
- the hadC gene encoding (3R)-hydroxyacyl-ACP dehydratase subunit HadC, which gives rise to MALKTDIRGMVWEYPDTFVVGREQIRQYAKSVKSPDPASMDDKAAAELGHSGLVAPPTFMSILAVMIQNHFFQHVDVGLETLQIVQVDQKFKFYRPIVEGDAVRGTMYIESVDERFGADIVTTRNVLIDQHGEMIMESFTTLMGHEGDNSISAGWDPETGQVLRKPVTHD